A region of the Sodalis ligni genome:
GCAGAAAGAACTACCTCTTCTTCGGTTCAGATCATGGTGGCGACAGGGGTGCGATGCTGTATAGCCTGATCGGCACGTGCAAACTCAACGGCATCGATCCTGAAGCGTATCTGCGTCATGTCCTCAGCGTTCT
Encoded here:
- a CDS encoding transposase domain-containing protein; the encoded protein is MLYSLIGTCKLNGIDPEAYLRHVLSVLADWPINRVAELLPWNVDLTAE